One window from the genome of Spirosoma rhododendri encodes:
- a CDS encoding TonB-dependent receptor plug domain-containing protein, which translates to MSQVNADEIKNRPVASFDQQLQGRAAGVQVAANTGVPGDGIFFRIRGTTSINASNDPLYVVDGVFVNNQSLQKITTQGQANNPLADINPADIESISILKDAEATAIYGARAANGVVLITTKRGAYNAKPKVSLNVSGGQAWAPKLWDLVTGPEHATIINEAWINDGKSAATRPFRPKSEGGRGLPEEQPTYDRLGDIFRTGALQNYDLSVAGGNANTRYYIGGGYTSQQATLRTNDFNRASFKVNLDQDITDKIKIGTSNILSQSKRTNARVGDGPQGGFCRRLSTRRPTCPSSTTTVPTLNGRASTISTC; encoded by the coding sequence GTGTCGCAGGTGAACGCCGACGAGATCAAGAACCGGCCCGTTGCCAGCTTCGATCAGCAGTTGCAGGGGCGGGCCGCCGGGGTGCAGGTAGCCGCCAATACGGGTGTGCCGGGCGACGGTATTTTCTTCCGCATTCGCGGGACAACCTCGATCAACGCCAGCAACGATCCGCTGTACGTAGTCGACGGGGTGTTCGTGAACAACCAGTCGCTTCAAAAAATTACGACGCAGGGGCAGGCCAATAACCCACTCGCCGACATCAATCCCGCGGATATCGAGTCGATCTCGATTCTGAAAGATGCCGAAGCAACCGCCATCTACGGCGCACGGGCGGCTAATGGCGTTGTGCTGATTACGACCAAACGCGGAGCTTACAATGCCAAACCCAAGGTGTCGCTCAACGTATCAGGCGGGCAGGCGTGGGCACCCAAACTCTGGGATCTGGTGACGGGCCCCGAACACGCGACAATCATCAACGAAGCCTGGATTAACGACGGTAAATCGGCCGCGACGCGCCCGTTCCGGCCCAAATCCGAAGGCGGGCGGGGACTGCCGGAGGAACAACCAACCTACGACCGGCTGGGCGATATTTTCCGGACGGGGGCCTTACAGAACTACGATCTGTCGGTGGCGGGCGGCAACGCCAACACGCGCTACTACATCGGCGGGGGCTACACCAGTCAGCAGGCCACGTTGCGCACCAACGACTTTAACCGAGCCAGCTTCAAAGTGAACCTCGATCAGGACATTACCGACAAGATCAAGATCGGAACCAGCAATATCCTGTCGCAGTCGAAACGGACCAATGCCCGCGTCGGGGATGGCCCACAGGGGGGATTTTGCAGGCGGCTCTCCACACGCCGACCTACCTGCCCAAGTTCAACGACGACGGTACCTACGCTAAATGGGCGGGCTTCGACAATCTCGACGTGCTGA
- a CDS encoding SusC/RagA family TonB-linked outer membrane protein, producing MQAALHTPTYLPKFNDDGTYAKWAGFDNLDVLINNTDMHSISTRYIGNIYGEYEITKGLKLRSSWSLDYNNYDEYEYWNTLTNRGSASKGLATSSISTNTIWINEQTLNYRKAFGGQHTFSALLGNTLQGNVSTQTFAQGTNFPSDAFKQIASASVTTASSNRYAYNLTSFFGRVDYSFARKYFLEASLRADASSKFAEGNRWGYFPSVGVAWQLKQENFLKDVGFLSDLKLRASVGYTGNQNGIDNYAARGLWGGGFNYQDSPGTFPVQLANPDLKWETTRQTNIGLNVGLLNNRIGLELNAYHKYTYDLLLQVPLAQSSGFASIYQNNGAVSNRGLEFAVNSLNINRGGLQWNTSFNIATNINRIEQLSIPVDASYSAERMQQGQPFHAFYVYKQLYVDPQTGNAVYEDVNNDGQITANDRQFYGSALPTLFGGLNNTLSYKGFDLSIFFNFQTGNKVYNSNRFFHESGGTRDERRAINKNQLTRWQKPGDITDVPRVTTIGTNYNLSPISRFVEDGSFLRLNSLVIGYTIPKAILNRIGIASARVYYSGSNLWLLSRYQGPDPEVNVTANPTTQGYDLGTPPQPRTAQFGLNITL from the coding sequence TTGCAGGCGGCTCTCCACACGCCGACCTACCTGCCCAAGTTCAACGACGACGGTACCTACGCTAAATGGGCGGGCTTCGACAATCTCGACGTGCTGATCAACAACACCGATATGCATTCGATCAGTACGCGCTACATCGGGAACATTTACGGCGAATACGAAATCACTAAGGGGCTAAAACTGCGTAGTAGCTGGAGTCTGGATTACAATAATTATGACGAATACGAATACTGGAACACGCTGACGAACCGAGGCAGTGCCAGCAAAGGACTGGCTACGTCGAGTATCAGCACGAATACCATCTGGATCAACGAGCAGACGCTGAACTACCGCAAGGCGTTTGGCGGGCAGCATACATTTAGCGCCCTGCTGGGCAACACGCTGCAAGGCAACGTATCGACGCAGACGTTTGCGCAGGGGACCAACTTCCCGTCGGACGCGTTTAAGCAAATCGCGTCGGCCTCGGTGACGACGGCTTCGTCGAATCGGTACGCTTACAACCTGACGTCGTTTTTCGGGCGGGTCGACTACAGTTTTGCCCGAAAATACTTCCTCGAAGCCAGCCTGCGGGCCGATGCGTCGTCGAAGTTTGCCGAGGGCAATCGCTGGGGGTATTTCCCGTCGGTGGGGGTAGCCTGGCAGCTGAAGCAGGAAAACTTTCTGAAAGACGTCGGTTTTCTAAGCGACCTGAAACTGCGGGCGAGTGTGGGCTATACCGGTAATCAGAACGGTATCGACAACTACGCGGCCCGCGGGCTGTGGGGTGGCGGCTTTAACTACCAGGATAGTCCCGGCACGTTTCCGGTGCAACTGGCCAACCCAGACCTGAAATGGGAAACTACGCGGCAGACCAATATCGGACTGAACGTCGGCCTGCTTAATAACCGCATCGGGCTGGAACTGAACGCCTATCACAAGTACACCTACGATCTGCTGTTACAGGTGCCACTGGCGCAGAGTTCGGGCTTCGCGTCGATTTACCAGAACAACGGGGCCGTCAGCAACCGGGGGCTTGAATTCGCCGTCAACTCGCTGAACATCAACCGGGGCGGGTTGCAGTGGAACACGAGTTTCAACATCGCCACGAACATCAACCGGATTGAGCAGCTATCCATCCCGGTCGACGCCAGCTACTCCGCCGAGCGGATGCAGCAGGGGCAGCCTTTCCACGCGTTTTACGTCTACAAACAGCTGTACGTCGATCCACAAACCGGCAACGCGGTCTATGAGGACGTCAACAACGACGGGCAGATCACGGCCAACGACCGGCAGTTTTACGGCAGCGCGCTGCCGACGCTGTTTGGCGGGCTAAACAACACGCTGTCGTACAAGGGCTTCGACCTGTCGATCTTCTTTAATTTCCAGACGGGCAACAAGGTCTACAACAGCAACCGGTTCTTCCACGAGTCGGGTGGTACGCGCGATGAACGGCGGGCCATTAACAAAAATCAGTTGACCCGCTGGCAGAAGCCGGGCGACATTACCGACGTGCCCCGCGTAACGACCATCGGTACCAACTACAACCTGAGTCCGATCAGCCGCTTCGTGGAAGATGGTTCGTTTCTGCGGTTGAACTCGCTGGTTATTGGTTACACCATCCCGAAAGCGATCCTGAACCGGATCGGTATCGCGTCGGCCCGCGTCTACTACAGCGGCTCGAACCTGTGGCTGCTCAGCCGCTACCAGGGCCCTGACCCGGAAGTAAACGTCACGGCAAACCCAACCACGCAGGGCTACGACCTCGGCACACCCCCGCAACCGCGCACGGCTCAGTTTGGCCTGAACATCACGCTCTGA
- a CDS encoding RagB/SusD family nutrient uptake outer membrane protein, translating to MKKIVYSILPAVLLLTSSCQQFLDVQPDLQVDQSQAITNASTAEAAVNGMYNRLGNDSYYGSNFPALSYLSGGDINWTGSQTAPQEIFARRVTSTNGYVGSAWAAIYQTILAANYLLETVPNLSDPQLTADRKNQILGEAYAMRALSYFDLARGWGGVQLILKATYAPTDNTGIPRSSLTDTYAQVLKDLTTAEPLLSNTTNRNRFTRKTVWALRARYHLYRQEWEQAESYATKLIDDTNYKLVSPYSAFFANNAVATTESVFEIAYSNSFKNGHYNWWLPPALSGRREWAPNDALVKSLNDATVGGNRKELIAQTAAPGNLWYGKLYYRNPLGTDPAYVIRIAELYLIRAEARAQLGKTTLALADLNAVRSRAAVPASTAATKEALLTAISDERRVEFPFETDRWFDLVRTGRVATVLGISDTRKYVFPIPNSELLADKALTQNEGY from the coding sequence ATGAAAAAAATAGTCTATTCTATACTCCCCGCTGTTCTGCTACTCACCAGCAGTTGCCAGCAATTCCTGGACGTTCAGCCTGACTTGCAGGTCGATCAGTCACAGGCCATTACCAACGCCAGTACCGCCGAAGCGGCCGTCAACGGCATGTACAACCGACTCGGCAACGATAGTTATTACGGCTCGAACTTCCCGGCGCTGTCGTACCTGTCGGGGGGCGACATCAACTGGACGGGGTCGCAGACGGCCCCGCAGGAAATCTTCGCCCGGCGCGTCACGTCGACCAACGGCTACGTCGGGTCGGCCTGGGCGGCCATCTACCAGACGATTCTGGCGGCCAACTACCTGCTCGAAACCGTCCCTAACCTGTCGGACCCGCAGTTGACGGCCGACCGCAAAAATCAGATACTGGGCGAAGCCTATGCCATGCGGGCGCTGTCGTATTTTGATCTGGCGCGGGGCTGGGGTGGCGTGCAACTGATTCTGAAAGCTACCTATGCGCCAACCGACAACACGGGTATTCCGCGCAGCAGCCTGACCGACACATACGCGCAGGTACTCAAGGATTTAACCACTGCCGAGCCGCTGTTGAGCAACACGACCAACCGCAACCGATTTACCCGTAAGACGGTCTGGGCGCTGCGGGCGCGGTATCATCTGTACCGGCAGGAGTGGGAGCAGGCGGAAAGTTACGCGACCAAACTCATCGACGATACCAACTACAAACTGGTGTCGCCATACAGTGCGTTCTTCGCCAACAATGCTGTTGCCACGACTGAGTCGGTATTTGAAATCGCGTATAGCAACTCGTTCAAGAATGGGCATTACAACTGGTGGTTGCCCCCGGCGTTGAGCGGTCGGCGGGAGTGGGCACCCAACGATGCGCTCGTCAAATCGCTCAACGACGCGACGGTGGGGGGTAACCGGAAGGAACTCATCGCGCAGACGGCCGCGCCGGGTAATCTCTGGTACGGCAAACTGTACTACCGCAACCCGCTGGGCACCGACCCGGCCTACGTCATTCGCATCGCCGAACTCTACCTGATCCGGGCGGAAGCACGGGCGCAACTTGGCAAAACGACACTCGCGCTGGCCGATCTCAACGCCGTACGCAGCCGGGCGGCTGTACCCGCGTCGACAGCTGCCACGAAAGAAGCCCTACTGACGGCCATCAGCGATGAGCGTCGGGTCGAATTTCCCTTCGAAACCGACCGCTGGTTCGATCTGGTTCGTACGGGCCGGGTCGCTACCGTGCTGGGTATCTCCGACACCCGAAAATATGTGTTCCCGATCCCGAACAGCGAACTGCTGGCTGATAAGGCGCTGACGCAGAATGAGGGGTATTAG
- a CDS encoding cyanophycinase, translating to MKKQLLIISFLLSISLSGRAQSSAAQSSAAQSPAAQPKFVGPEKGALVIVGGGAITPDIWNRFVELAGGKTTANIVVIPTAGEDSSANGTPREYETLKKLGVTKLALLHTRDPKVANTEAFVAPLKQATGIWFVGGRHWRLADSYLNTLAHKEFNALLARGGVIGGTSAGAQFRARSWCVATRKATRS from the coding sequence ATGAAAAAGCAACTGCTCATTATTAGTTTCCTGCTAAGCATCAGCCTGTCTGGCCGGGCACAGTCCAGTGCGGCACAGTCCAGTGCGGCACAATCGCCAGCAGCCCAACCCAAATTTGTTGGCCCCGAAAAGGGTGCGCTGGTGATTGTTGGGGGCGGGGCCATTACGCCCGACATCTGGAACCGCTTCGTTGAGTTGGCCGGTGGTAAAACTACCGCCAACATTGTCGTGATTCCAACGGCGGGGGAAGACTCGTCGGCGAATGGTACGCCCCGTGAATATGAAACGCTGAAGAAACTGGGCGTAACAAAGCTGGCGCTGCTCCATACCCGCGATCCGAAAGTTGCCAACACCGAAGCCTTCGTTGCGCCCCTGAAACAGGCGACTGGTATCTGGTTTGTGGGTGGGCGACACTGGCGACTGGCTGATTCTTATCTCAACACGCTGGCGCACAAAGAATTCAATGCGCTGCTGGCGCGGGGCGGGGTCATCGGCGGGACGTCGGCGGGGGCACAATTCAGGGCTCGTTCATGGTGCGTGGCGACACGAAAGGCAACTCGATCATGA
- a CDS encoding cyanophycinase codes for MVRGDTKGNSIMIGDHTQGLDFIHNVTIDQHVMRRNRQFDLIPVIKDRPDLLGLGIDEGTAVVVQQNTFEVLGASYVGIYDAKQIASSAQYPSGQNSTGGPFYYLGKGQKFDLQTRTVLSRAPQRPNEPAK; via the coding sequence ATGGTGCGTGGCGACACGAAAGGCAACTCGATCATGATCGGCGACCACACACAGGGGCTGGATTTCATCCACAACGTCACTATCGATCAGCACGTCATGCGCCGGAACCGGCAGTTCGATCTAATTCCTGTTATCAAAGATCGGCCCGACCTGCTGGGACTAGGTATCGATGAAGGAACAGCCGTGGTCGTACAGCAAAACACGTTCGAGGTACTGGGCGCTTCGTACGTCGGCATTTACGACGCCAAGCAGATTGCCAGCAGCGCGCAGTACCCGTCGGGGCAGAACAGTACGGGCGGGCCATTCTACTACCTCGGCAAGGGACAAAAATTTGACCTGCAAACCCGTACGGTGCTTTCGCGCGCGCCCCAGCGACCGAACGAACCGGCGAAGTAA
- a CDS encoding O-acetylhomoserine aminocarboxypropyltransferase/cysteine synthase family protein codes for MRFETIQLHGGQQVDPTTNARAVPIYQTTSYAFNDTTHGANLFALKEFGNIYSRIMNPTNEVFEKRVAELEGGVAALAVASGHAAQFIAINNITTVGDNFVTTTYLYGGSYNQFKNSFKNIGVEARFADGDKVESFEKLIDERTKFLYLETIGNPGFNVPDFEAFARLAEKYDLPLIVDNTFGAAGAIARPIDYGAHIIVESATKWIGGHGTTIGGVIVDSGKYNWGNGNYPQFTEPSPSYHGLVLNDVFGLGGPFGNIQFIIRARVEGLRDWGPSQSPFNSFLLLQGLETLTLRIERTTQNALAQWLRQHAQVASVNYLGLPDNPYHALAKKYLQRGFGGVLSFELKGDKARAEKFVNGLKLISHLANVGDSKTLIIHPASTTHSQLNEEEQSGAGVAPTALRLSVGIEHIDDIKDDIEQALATL; via the coding sequence ATGCGCTTCGAAACTATTCAATTGCATGGCGGTCAGCAGGTTGATCCAACCACCAACGCCAGAGCTGTTCCCATTTATCAGACGACGTCCTACGCGTTTAACGACACGACGCACGGTGCCAACCTGTTCGCGCTGAAAGAATTCGGCAACATCTACAGCCGCATCATGAACCCCACCAATGAGGTGTTCGAGAAGCGGGTAGCCGAGCTGGAAGGGGGCGTCGCGGCACTGGCGGTTGCTTCCGGTCACGCGGCACAGTTTATCGCCATCAACAACATCACGACCGTCGGCGACAACTTCGTCACGACAACTTATCTGTATGGCGGCTCGTACAACCAGTTTAAGAATTCGTTCAAAAACATCGGCGTCGAAGCGCGCTTTGCCGACGGCGACAAGGTCGAGAGTTTCGAGAAGCTGATCGATGAGCGGACGAAGTTTCTGTACCTGGAAACCATTGGCAATCCCGGCTTCAACGTGCCCGATTTCGAGGCTTTTGCCCGTCTGGCCGAAAAATACGACCTGCCGCTGATCGTCGACAATACCTTCGGGGCGGCTGGGGCCATTGCCCGACCCATCGACTACGGGGCACACATCATCGTAGAGTCAGCAACGAAGTGGATTGGTGGCCATGGGACGACAATCGGGGGCGTTATCGTCGATTCCGGGAAATACAACTGGGGCAACGGCAACTACCCGCAGTTTACCGAGCCGTCGCCGAGCTACCATGGGCTGGTGCTAAACGACGTGTTTGGCCTTGGCGGGCCGTTTGGCAATATCCAGTTCATCATCCGGGCGCGGGTAGAGGGGCTGCGCGACTGGGGGCCGTCGCAGAGTCCGTTCAATTCGTTTCTGCTGTTGCAGGGGCTTGAGACGCTGACACTGCGCATCGAACGGACAACGCAAAACGCGCTGGCGCAGTGGCTACGGCAACACGCGCAGGTAGCCAGCGTAAATTACCTGGGTCTGCCCGACAATCCCTATCACGCGCTGGCGAAGAAATACCTGCAACGCGGCTTTGGCGGTGTGCTGTCGTTCGAGTTGAAAGGCGACAAGGCACGCGCCGAAAAATTCGTGAATGGCCTGAAACTGATCAGTCACCTGGCGAACGTGGGCGACTCCAAAACGCTGATCATTCACCCCGCATCGACGACGCACTCGCAGCTTAACGAGGAAGAACAATCGGGGGCTGGCGTCGCACCAACGGCACTGCGGCTTTCCGTAGGCATCGAACATATCGACGATATCAAAGACGACATCGAGCAGGCGCTGGCCACTCTCTGA
- a CDS encoding DoxX family protein produces MSKLNSIVVPDWHPAWETRTPIQRPTIAAESTVPASWTPAERVGFRFAFLYFILQAVPLDWRFYRDLLTLDWGSGFYRDLFNLSRYAPRFFGYGVAADTFADWAIVAQIALLGTLVWSWRSKKQANYDGLYYALRVVLRYRLAFGVLAYGFIKLFPLQAPYPSISNLNTAYGDFTAWKLFSLSLGVVPSYESFLGLVEILGGLLLLNRRTTPIGLLIILPFLGNVFVSNLAYEGGEHIYSFLLITFALALFAFDAVRLFRLVSLEMVATPARYRPVFTGWQRTARLLVKTAFIVLMVGVYGYRTYAAYRTGPYQFPQTAGLPGAAGIYTVTEFRLHGQTIPYARQDSVRWQDVVFETWNTISIKSNRPVKLDAQNTEEIHAADADRTYEQAGSQGRHYYQYQIDSTRHVLTLTNRNPNHASETLHLHYDRPTPQGITLSGLNEDRDSVYVVLEKRAKKYLIDEAAKAGRRGALTL; encoded by the coding sequence ATGAGCAAACTCAATAGCATCGTCGTGCCCGACTGGCACCCTGCCTGGGAAACGCGTACGCCAATTCAACGCCCTACCATTGCTGCTGAATCAACGGTTCCGGCTAGCTGGACACCGGCAGAACGGGTCGGGTTCCGCTTCGCTTTCCTGTACTTCATCCTACAGGCCGTCCCGCTTGACTGGCGCTTCTACCGCGATCTGCTTACGCTGGACTGGGGTAGCGGCTTCTACCGGGATCTGTTCAACCTATCGCGGTACGCTCCCCGGTTCTTTGGCTATGGCGTGGCGGCCGATACGTTCGCCGACTGGGCTATTGTGGCGCAGATTGCGCTGTTGGGTACGCTGGTTTGGAGCTGGCGATCAAAAAAACAAGCCAATTACGATGGTCTGTATTATGCCCTGCGGGTGGTGCTGCGGTACCGGCTGGCGTTTGGTGTACTGGCGTACGGATTCATTAAACTGTTTCCGTTGCAGGCACCCTACCCGTCGATCAGCAACCTGAACACGGCCTACGGTGATTTTACGGCCTGGAAGCTATTCTCGCTGAGTCTGGGCGTGGTACCGTCCTACGAATCGTTTCTGGGACTGGTCGAGATTCTGGGTGGTTTGCTGCTACTAAATCGCCGGACCACGCCGATCGGACTGCTGATTATCCTGCCGTTTCTGGGCAATGTCTTTGTCTCGAACCTGGCTTATGAAGGTGGTGAGCACATCTACAGTTTCCTGCTAATTACGTTCGCACTGGCCCTGTTTGCGTTCGACGCCGTGCGGCTGTTTCGGCTCGTATCGCTGGAAATGGTGGCTACTCCAGCGCGGTATCGACCCGTGTTTACCGGCTGGCAGCGCACCGCCCGGTTACTAGTCAAAACGGCGTTTATCGTGCTGATGGTAGGGGTATACGGCTACCGAACGTATGCGGCTTACCGCACGGGCCCATACCAGTTTCCGCAAACGGCCGGGCTACCTGGTGCGGCCGGCATCTACACCGTGACCGAGTTTCGGTTGCACGGACAGACCATTCCGTACGCCCGGCAGGACTCGGTGCGCTGGCAGGATGTCGTATTCGAAACCTGGAACACGATCAGCATAAAGTCGAACCGGCCGGTTAAACTGGATGCGCAGAATACCGAGGAAATTCACGCTGCCGACGCCGACCGGACGTATGAACAGGCTGGCTCGCAGGGGCGCCATTACTACCAGTACCAGATTGATTCGACCCGGCACGTGTTGACGCTGACGAACCGCAACCCGAACCACGCCAGTGAAACGCTGCACCTGCACTACGACCGCCCGACACCCCAGGGCATCACGCTATCGGGCCTGAACGAAGACCGCGATTCGGTGTACGTCGTGCTGGAGAAGCGAGCTAAAAAGTACCTGATCGACGAAGCCGCCAAAGCCGGTCGGCGGGGCGCACTGACCTTGTAA